One Candidatus Tanganyikabacteria bacterium DNA segment encodes these proteins:
- the ruvC gene encoding crossover junction endodeoxyribonuclease RuvC, translating into MRILGVDPGTATVGYGVIDIGRAWAPHLVAAGVVVTGKNLPIARRLQEIHADLAGLLETYRPDHVAVEELFFVRNVTNGIGVAMARGVILLAAAQFGREAAGYKPMVVKQMVAGHGRADKRDVQEAVRDALALETIPRPDDAADALAIALCHMQHLEVGLVQADPA; encoded by the coding sequence ATGCGAATCCTCGGCGTCGACCCCGGCACCGCCACGGTGGGCTACGGCGTCATCGACATCGGGCGGGCCTGGGCGCCGCACCTGGTGGCGGCCGGCGTCGTCGTGACGGGGAAGAATCTGCCGATCGCCAGGCGCCTCCAGGAAATCCACGCCGATCTGGCGGGCCTGCTGGAGACGTACCGACCGGATCACGTGGCGGTCGAGGAGCTCTTCTTCGTGCGCAACGTGACGAACGGCATCGGCGTGGCGATGGCGAGGGGGGTGATCCTCCTGGCCGCCGCGCAGTTCGGCCGCGAGGCGGCGGGCTACAAGCCGATGGTGGTCAAGCAGATGGTCGCCGGCCACGGGCGCGCGGACAAGCGCGACGTGCAGGAGGCGGTGCGCGACGCCCTGGCCCTGGAGACCATTCCCAGGCCGGACGACGCGGCCGATGCCCTGGCGATCGCCCTCTGCCACATGCAGCATCTGGAAGTCGGCCTGGTACAGGCCGATCCAGCCTGA
- the ruvA gene encoding Holliday junction branch migration protein RuvA — translation MIYSLAGTLVHKGADHAVVECAGVGYLVHCGARHLAAMPPPGSELRVLTHLVHREDAMLLLGFATADDRDLFLLLCGVDKVGPKLAMSLLGVLSAADLAAAIVENDPRRLTQVPGVGPKLAQRIVLELKDRLSGRREPLPESPGPPPSEFAEAELALLSLGYSAREAHGALARIPAGTPIEDAIRLAIGALSEV, via the coding sequence ATGATCTACTCGCTGGCGGGGACGCTGGTTCACAAGGGCGCGGACCACGCGGTCGTCGAGTGCGCCGGCGTCGGCTACCTCGTCCATTGCGGCGCCCGCCACCTCGCTGCCATGCCGCCGCCGGGTTCGGAGTTGCGCGTGCTCACCCACCTGGTCCACCGCGAGGACGCGATGCTGCTCCTGGGTTTCGCGACGGCCGACGATCGCGATCTGTTCCTGCTCCTGTGCGGGGTGGACAAGGTGGGGCCCAAGCTGGCGATGAGCTTGCTGGGCGTGCTCTCGGCCGCCGACCTCGCCGCCGCCATCGTCGAGAACGACCCGCGGCGGTTGACCCAGGTCCCCGGCGTCGGGCCGAAGCTGGCGCAGCGCATCGTGCTCGAGCTCAAGGATCGCCTTTCGGGTCGCCGCGAGCCCCTGCCCGAGTCCCCGGGGCCGCCGCCGTCGGAGTTTGCCGAGGCCGAGCTCGCATTGCTCTCGCTGGGCTACTCGGCCCGCGAGGCCCACGGCGCCCTGGCCCGCATCCCGGCGGGCACGCCGATCGAGGACGCCATCCGCCTGGCGATCGGTGCCCTCTCGGAAGTCTAG